The proteins below come from a single Magallana gigas chromosome 10, xbMagGiga1.1, whole genome shotgun sequence genomic window:
- the LOC117683899 gene encoding multiple epidermal growth factor-like domains protein 11 has product MKVYEVLKIKKKKLIFPFIVECDLGFYGNDCKKTCNYPFYGSNCVFECNCSKEECHFKNGCRDHHIEGEKNQNSLSKINTSFKNVKNDTRCDGVLGETCCAGYKWNRIIKNCTRCETGLFGLNCTLQCQKGTYGQDCQHICSCEIKDCDHVFGCFKPSTQRTKHRIYSRVTTIEKSLLKDKNDLHLKLNRMCDHSSTKPKITLMMTAVIVLAAVAFIISLLNLFFHRLIKRSKLISRLGTIRV; this is encoded by the exons ATGAAAGTTTAtgaagttttgaaaattaaaaaaaagaaattgatctTCCCTTTTATTGTAGAATGTGACTTGGGTTTCTATGGAAATGATTGCAAAAAAACCTGTAATTATCCATTCTATGGATCCAATTGCGTTTTTGAGTGTAATTGTTCAAAAGAAGAATGTCACTTCAAAAATGGCTGTAGAGATCATCATatagaag gtgaaaagaatcaaaatagcttatcaaaaataaacacgaGTTTCAAGAACGTCAAAAACG ATACACGATGTGATGG AGTATTAGGAGAGACATGTTGCGCTGGATATAAGTGGAATCGCATAATAAAGAACTGTACAA GGTGTGAAACAGGTTTATTTGGACTAAACTGTACGCTGCAATGTCAAAAAGGTACTTACGGACAGGACTGCCAACATATTTGTAGCTGTGAGATTAAAGACTGTGATCATGTGTTCGGTTGTTTTAAAC CTTCAACACAGAGAACAAAACACAGAATCTATAGTCGAGTAACAACAATTGAAAAGAGCCTTCTGAAAG aTAAGAATGATTTACACTTAAAACTCAACCGAATGTGCGACCACTCTTCAACAAAACCAAAGATTACTCTAATGATGACTGCAGTTATAGTTCTTGCAGCTGTGGCTTTCATTATTTCACTTTTAAATCTGTTTTTCCATCGACTGATAAAACGCTCTAAGCTGATAAGTCGCCTTGGTACTATTCGTGTGtaa